From the Candidatus Omnitrophota bacterium genome, one window contains:
- a CDS encoding transcription termination factor Rho has protein sequence METKNSNMEEEMSIYTEEKLKEMKLPELKETASAVGVANSAKMKKHEIVEAILNVSKNAGQSPAAPLSEPKAAPDTSAKDNGCQAEGKNNHGNNQNVGEDYPKEEKEGYLEILPDGFGFLRASDNSYLPSNEDVYIAPMLIKKLKLRTGDFLQGYCKHPSVNREKYYAMNNIVAVNNMKPEETLGRPHFDKLMPQYPKKQIILETDRQGISGRIMDLLTPIGKGQRGLIVAPPRTGKTMLLQAIANGITLNHPEVTLICLLIDERPEEVTDMRMSVKSEVVASTFDESPARHIQVSDMVIEKAKRMVEMGRDVVILLDSLTRLARAHNAQTPSSGRVMSGGLETTALQKPKKFFGTARSVVDGGSLTIIATALIDTGSRMDEVIFEEF, from the coding sequence ATGGAAACGAAAAACAGCAATATGGAGGAAGAAATGTCTATTTACACAGAAGAGAAGTTGAAGGAGATGAAGCTGCCGGAGCTTAAAGAAACGGCCTCGGCGGTGGGAGTGGCAAACAGCGCGAAGATGAAAAAACACGAGATAGTGGAAGCTATTTTGAATGTTTCCAAAAACGCCGGCCAGTCTCCCGCGGCTCCTTTGTCCGAGCCTAAGGCCGCTCCGGATACATCAGCGAAAGATAACGGCTGTCAGGCCGAGGGTAAAAACAATCACGGCAATAATCAGAATGTCGGAGAAGATTATCCCAAGGAAGAGAAAGAAGGTTATCTCGAAATACTGCCGGACGGCTTCGGCTTTCTTCGCGCCTCGGACAACAGTTATCTTCCGTCCAATGAAGATGTGTATATCGCGCCCATGCTGATAAAAAAACTCAAGCTCAGGACGGGTGATTTTCTCCAGGGCTACTGCAAACATCCCTCGGTGAACAGGGAAAAATATTACGCCATGAACAACATAGTGGCGGTCAATAATATGAAGCCGGAAGAGACCCTGGGCAGGCCTCATTTTGATAAGCTGATGCCGCAGTACCCGAAGAAACAAATCATACTTGAAACCGACAGGCAGGGGATATCGGGAAGGATCATGGATCTTCTCACCCCCATAGGCAAGGGGCAGAGGGGTTTGATAGTCGCGCCTCCGAGGACGGGCAAGACAATGCTCCTGCAGGCCATCGCCAACGGCATCACTCTCAATCATCCGGAGGTGACGCTCATCTGCCTGCTCATAGACGAGAGGCCGGAAGAGGTGACGGACATGAGGATGAGCGTGAAGTCGGAAGTCGTGGCTTCCACTTTTGATGAAAGCCCCGCCAGGCACATACAGGTGTCGGACATGGTTATTGAAAAAGCGAAACGCATGGTGGAAATGGGCAGGGATGTGGTGATACTGCTTGATTCTCTGACGCGCCTTGCAAGGGCGCACAACGCCCAGACGCCGTCTTCGGGCAGAGTGATGTCGGGGGGGCTGGAAACCACGGCTCTGCAGAAACCGAAAAAATTCTTCGGCACGGCGCGAAGCGTTGTTGACGGTGGGAGCCTCACCATAATAGCCACTGCCCTGATAGACACCGGATCCCGGATGGACGAGGTGATATTTGAGGAATTC